From Amycolatopsis sp. YIM 10, the proteins below share one genomic window:
- a CDS encoding acyltransferase: MTQTAERPAPADAPARGSHYMHGLDVLRVICSVAVLYNHVAGWAKMRGAGEFWIADLIEGGVVDSLHLNELLGFVGVGTFLVISGVVVTHVSTRETPGQFLARRAVRLFPALWVAILLAWVLALTGVLGVNHPPDFGDLLLNLGLLNYSVADASTLLAVTWTLTVQVVFYLLAAATIPLLKRWPWLPPAIAAALVSVLISFTNNPTEGGPASLRIIASFLPVLFLGQLVMLVRGKRLAPLPAIALGLVHLWLAARAAATWSGTPDGPAYVRTLVLILLLLLLCTRANGRIARSRVIKVLADRTYAVYLLHFAVVLGALNLLADPLGFWPALGIGLTVLAITTELLHRFVERPLARGFRRWEARRAERKREFTRSSDR; the protein is encoded by the coding sequence GTGACCCAGACCGCCGAACGACCCGCCCCGGCCGACGCGCCCGCACGCGGTTCGCACTACATGCACGGGCTCGACGTGCTGCGCGTGATCTGCTCGGTCGCGGTGCTCTACAACCACGTCGCGGGCTGGGCGAAGATGCGCGGCGCCGGCGAGTTCTGGATCGCGGACCTGATCGAGGGCGGCGTGGTCGACTCGCTGCACCTCAACGAACTGCTCGGTTTTGTCGGCGTCGGCACGTTCCTGGTGATCAGCGGCGTGGTGGTGACGCACGTCAGCACCCGCGAGACGCCGGGGCAGTTCCTCGCGCGCCGGGCGGTCCGGCTGTTCCCGGCGCTCTGGGTGGCGATCCTGCTGGCCTGGGTGCTGGCGCTGACCGGCGTGCTCGGCGTGAACCACCCGCCGGACTTCGGCGACCTGCTGCTGAACCTCGGCCTGCTCAACTACAGCGTCGCGGACGCGTCCACGCTGCTGGCGGTCACCTGGACGCTGACCGTGCAGGTGGTCTTCTACCTGCTCGCGGCGGCGACCATCCCGCTGCTGAAGCGGTGGCCGTGGCTGCCGCCCGCCATCGCCGCGGCACTGGTCTCGGTGCTCATTTCGTTCACCAACAACCCCACCGAAGGCGGCCCGGCGAGCCTGCGGATCATCGCCTCGTTCCTGCCGGTGCTGTTCCTCGGCCAGCTGGTGATGCTGGTGCGCGGCAAGCGGCTCGCCCCGCTGCCCGCGATCGCGCTCGGCCTGGTGCACCTGTGGCTGGCCGCCCGCGCGGCGGCCACCTGGAGCGGTACCCCGGACGGCCCGGCCTACGTCCGCACGCTGGTGCTGATCCTGCTGCTCCTGCTGTTGTGCACCAGGGCGAACGGCCGGATCGCGCGCTCGCGGGTGATCAAGGTGCTGGCGGACCGCACCTACGCGGTCTACCTGCTGCACTTCGCGGTGGTTCTGGGCGCACTGAACCTGCTCGCCGATCCGCTGGGCTTCTGGCCCGCGCTCGGCATCGGCCTTACTGTGCTGGCCATCACAACGGAACTGCTGCACCGGTTCGTCGAGCGCCCCCTGGCGCGGGGTTTCCGCCGCTGGGAGGCCCGGCGGGCCGAGCGCAAGCGAGAATTCACCCGATCCAGCGACCGGTAA
- a CDS encoding flagellar basal body-associated protein FliL gives MSWQEELRKLDEELASGRLSADDYRVRRDQVLSSAVSPGENPASGGFAQQQAPQQQPMFQPQQQQPQQPQPGGADATQVVAPVSPPQGTPQPNAAEATQIVPSADPGADRTQAVPPRWQTQAPPQPNYQQPGYPQQQPNSPAGGFQQPGYQQPGPHSGGFVQQHPQQQPPQQPQPGWNQPDGDLSPPWGGSEFPPLSPASSSEWTRQGPELFEESSGKGKGGKVALLALVALLVVGGLVTGGILLFSGDDEPVTPPVAQSTAPPPGPPSPAPPTKSSPKPVDKNAPLIERIPLPPGTADSGSGKLELAQLGEKSIMDGEMVSALNSNGATEAAWRGSVKGADANSPYPDKFSIAAVRLPDAEKAQASLAAMTGRMDDLGYISVKDPLENIPSDVQFYKDVNEKKAAYYGVWVSDDVVLQVHVSLDPLPSPANDAEAAMSGSWQRQVIATLANFPVSAN, from the coding sequence GTGTCCTGGCAGGAGGAGCTCCGCAAGCTGGACGAGGAACTCGCCTCGGGCCGGCTTTCCGCCGATGACTACCGGGTACGCCGGGATCAGGTGCTCTCCTCGGCGGTCTCGCCGGGCGAGAACCCGGCTTCCGGTGGGTTCGCGCAGCAGCAGGCGCCGCAGCAGCAGCCCATGTTCCAGCCGCAGCAGCAGCAACCGCAGCAGCCCCAGCCGGGCGGCGCGGACGCCACGCAGGTGGTGGCGCCGGTGAGCCCGCCGCAGGGCACACCACAGCCGAACGCGGCCGAGGCCACCCAGATCGTGCCGAGCGCCGATCCGGGCGCCGACCGCACGCAGGCGGTGCCGCCGCGCTGGCAGACCCAGGCCCCGCCGCAGCCGAACTACCAGCAGCCGGGTTATCCGCAGCAGCAGCCGAACTCGCCGGCCGGCGGGTTCCAGCAGCCCGGTTACCAGCAGCCGGGTCCGCACTCGGGCGGCTTCGTCCAGCAGCACCCGCAGCAGCAACCCCCGCAGCAACCGCAGCCGGGCTGGAACCAGCCGGACGGCGACCTGAGCCCGCCCTGGGGTGGCTCGGAGTTCCCGCCGCTTTCGCCCGCGTCCAGTTCGGAGTGGACCCGCCAGGGCCCGGAACTGTTCGAGGAGTCCAGCGGAAAGGGCAAGGGCGGCAAGGTCGCCCTGCTCGCGCTGGTCGCCCTGCTGGTGGTCGGTGGCCTGGTGACCGGCGGCATCCTGCTGTTCTCCGGTGACGACGAGCCGGTGACCCCGCCGGTGGCGCAGTCCACCGCGCCGCCGCCCGGCCCGCCGAGCCCGGCCCCGCCGACGAAGAGCTCGCCGAAGCCGGTGGACAAGAACGCGCCGCTGATCGAGCGCATCCCGCTGCCGCCGGGCACGGCCGACAGCGGCAGCGGCAAGCTCGAGCTGGCCCAGCTCGGCGAGAAGTCCATCATGGACGGTGAGATGGTGTCCGCGCTGAACAGCAACGGCGCCACCGAGGCCGCCTGGCGTGGTTCGGTCAAGGGCGCGGACGCGAACAGCCCGTACCCGGACAAGTTCTCCATCGCCGCGGTCCGGCTGCCGGACGCGGAGAAGGCGCAGGCCTCGCTCGCCGCGATGACCGGCCGGATGGACGACCTCGGCTACATCTCGGTGAAGGACCCGCTGGAGAACATCCCGTCGGACGTCCAGTTCTACAAGGACGTCAACGAGAAGAAGGCCGCCTACTACGGGGTCTGGGTTTCCGACGACGTGGTGCTCCAGGTGCACGTCTCGCTGGACCCGCTGCCCTCGCCGGCGAACGACGCCGAGGCCGCGATGAGTGGTAGCTGGCAGCGCCAGGTCATCGCCACCCTGGCGAACTTCCCCGTTTCGGCCAACTAA